A single genomic interval of Gouania willdenowi chromosome 22, fGouWil2.1, whole genome shotgun sequence harbors:
- the bahd1 gene encoding uncharacterized protein bahd1 has protein sequence MAKAQRNQPIKRGNKSQKEAEQKSKGGVVKKGKRGKNEPKGKRKLEKKDLYRRRKKLAVGGSDALDCCVLLTRLEEKRLMAKETNALKAGKQKIVKVKRKLHSSQRRTKSVLMKPSATNPPALEPKNNQSKALLLFEPRRRRMASLNAEAVNSLLLYRHDSLAANLTKKNLLACDDPVKDSTNQEHQGSETKKGPSAGKKALKVRQKKSINIDWLSLLAPTPRRQAGLTAATLLKLTSSQYGSKRQKKTESKQGSKREEDDTVQDGVIDTKQTKTRRRSKQKDQKKHIKQGTGDDVHTQGTRCCSLCEEEDLGSERNGTTGLHCGSSLRFPLKTIKEEKVETEVSSCYCCSQERCVEYCHRLALFLKDKAFKEPKDSSMSEVFHHHHHHHHHHHHHHHLQPPHSMAHPASITISPHAYTCFPSYYVHFSHPDSSHTQGPPLAMSPKSSKRSKLLPTTDAPPSGISHPVYCCTSMEACYAEPCRIKSYSAYSNVIPAIARGGCPFSPTDCIKCNHICKQDDYPSTVSDHHSPSSVPICPSPRLLTGCPVPTVPPAGQSVPHVQTPLSDPSQPQPLLQVAKESPQSAKPPSGSRSGARSTGSVSSPRLPLSSRLKKHKLKCVSVGGKAVAKQLKNGRQKSTNGWKPVGLPFEREVFCVGEEALVLRKCFEGVRRDGELIRVRDTVLLKSGPRKKSLPYVAKVSALWEEPESGELMMSLFWYYRPEHTQGGRSPNTLCENEIFASRHQDVNSVACIEDKCYVLTLAQYCRFCALVKRSREGVCSSAASLLVPPIVDNAMPTHHCVPDDVDPELVFFCRHVYDFRYGRLLKNLQ, from the exons ATGGCGAAAGCCCAGCGGAACCAGCCAATCAAACGTGGGAATAAATCCCAAAAGGAAGCAGAGCAGAAATCAAAGGGAGGCGTTgtgaagaaaggaaaaaggggGAAGAATGAGCCAAAAGGGAAGAGGAAGTTGGAGAAGAAAGACTTGTATCGTCGTAGAAAGAAGCTGGCGGTAGGTGGCAGTGATGCACTCGATTGTTGCGTCTTGCTCACCCGCCTGGAAGAGAAAAGACTGATGGCTAAAGAAACAAATGCACTAAAAGCTGGAAAACAGAAGATTGTGAAAGTCAAAAGAAAACTGCACTCCAGTCAAAGAAGGACCAAATCAGTGCTGATGAAACCTTCCGCTACCAATCCGCCAGCACTGGAACCCAAAAACAACCAATCAAAAGCCTTACTTCTGTTTGAGCCGCGAAGAAGAAGAATGGCCTCTTTGAATGCTGAGGCTGTGAACAGTTTGCTGCTCTACAGACATGATTCCCTCGCAGCTAATCTCACAAAGAAAAATCTGCTTGCATGTGATGATCCAGTCAAAGATTCCACCAACCAGGAGCATCAAGGTAGCGAAACCAAAAAAGGTCCTTCGGCaggaaaaaaagccttaaaagtaaggcagaaaaaatcaataaacattgACTGGTTGAGTTTGTTGGCACCGACTCCTCGACGACAAGCAGGCCTCACTGCTGCAACACTGCTCAAACTCACCAGTAGCCAGTATGGGTCAAAACGGCAGAAGAAGACTGAGTCCAAGCAGGGCAGTAAAAGAGAAGAAGACGATACGGTTCAAGATGGTGTCATTGATACAAAACAGACCAAAACCAGAAGACGTTCAAAACAAAAGGAtcaaaaaaagcacataaaaCAGGGTACAGGTGATGACGTCCATACCCAGGGGACTCGTTGCTGCAGTTTGTGTGAGGAGGAAGATTTGGGTTCAGAGAGGAATGGAACCACAGGCCTCCACTGTGGCTCTTCTCTCAGATTCCCTTTGAAAACAATCAAAGAGGAGAAGGTGGAGACGGAAGTGTCGTCTTGCTATTGCTGCTCCCAGGAGCGGTGTGTGGAATACTGTCACAGACTGGCGCTGTTCCTGAAGGACAAGGCCTTCAAGGAACCCAAAGACAGCTCCATGTCTGAAGTGttccaccatcaccaccatcaccaccaccaccatcaccatcaccaccatctgCAGCCGCCTCACTCTATGGCACACCCAGCGTCCATCACCATAAGCCCACATGCATACACCTGCTTCCCTAGCTACTACGTCCACTTCAGCCACCCAGACAGCTCCCACACTCAAGGACCCCCCCTCGCCATGAGTCCAAAGAGCAGCAAGAGGTCCAAGCTGCTCCCCACCACAGACGCCCCGCCCTCAGGAATTAGCCATCCGGTGTACTGTTGCACCTCAATGGAAGCATGTTATGCAGAGCCTTGCAGGATCAAGAGCTACTCTGCTTATAGCAACGTGATCCCAGCCATCGCCAGAGGAGGGTGTCCCTTCAGCCCCACAGACTGCATCAAGTGTAACCACATCTGCAAACAAG ATGATTACCCATCAACCGTCAGTGACCACCACAGTCCGTCCTCAGTCCCCATATGCCCCTCCCCCAGACTCCTCACTGGCTGCCCCGTTCCCACCGTGCCTCCGGCTGGCCAATCAGTGCCCCACGTTCAGACCCCACTGTCTGACCCCAGCCAGCCGCAGCCTCTCCTGCAGGTGGCCAAAGAGAGTCCACAGAGTGCCAAGCCTCCCAGCGGGTCGAGGTCTGGTGCCCGCAGCACGGGCAGCGTCAGCTCGCCTCGTCTCCCTCTCAGCAGCAGGCTGAAGAAACACAAGCTGAAATGTGTCAGCGTTGGAGGGAAAGCTGTCGCTAAGCAGCTGAAAAACGGCCGCCAAAAGTCCACCAATGGCTGGAAGCCAGTCGGCCTGCCCTTCGAGAGGGAGGTTTTCTGTGTG GGCGAGGAGGCGTTGGTGCTGAGGAAGTGTTTCGAAGGAGTCCGTAGAGACGGGGAGCTGATTCGGGTCAGAGACACCGTCCTGCTGAAGTCTGGGCCCAGGAAAAAATCTTTGCCATATGTGGCCAAGGTTTCAGCTCTGTGGGAAGAGCCGGAGTCAG GAGAGCTGATGATGAGTTTGTTTTGGTACTACCGTCCAGAACACACGCAGGGCGGGCGCAGCCCTAACACACTCTGTGAG AATGAGATCTTTGCGTCTCGTCACCAGGATGTGAACAGCGTGGCCTGTATTGAAGACAAATGCTATGTCCTTACACTGGCACAGTATTGTCG ATTTTGTGCCTTGGTAAAACGCAGCAGGGAGGGCGTTTGCAGCAGCGCCGCCTCCCTCCTGGTGCCCCCCATTGTTGACAACGCTATGCCCACCCACCACTGTGTGCCCGACGACGTCGATCCGGAGCTGGTGTTTTTCTGTCGTCACGTCTACGACTTCCGCTACGGACGTCTCCTCAAGAACCTGCAGTAG
- the prlh2r gene encoding prolactin releasing hormone 2 receptor, producing MDWEKLLNQSWINSSSLYVNSSYCPTSAPTFSGFDLLYSLKYLFIPLYFVVALIACTGNLLLLFIICRNKKRHNTTNFLISNLALVDLVMCVFCIPATAFYAFERRGWIFGQHMCIFVAVMQSAAVYAAVLSLTAIAVDRYIVVAYPIRRRAGCQFCWGLVILIWLFSLALSTPTALHTVHLDLRAAGLHTVICEEFWDGKEQGRIIYSCFILFFSYFIPLAAVSISYCAISYQLRQGTKCPELRSVRAAWSRRRKKTFCLLLISVLCFALSWLPLQVVNLIRDLDTDFVIIGKKHVNIVQVSSHLLAMSSACYNPFIYASLHKKFLSCLCRHFLSMRRRYRRDMGQGSMILTASHQLPRLHTSTTLAELAVISNAIPLEKYA from the exons ATGGACTGGGAGAAGCTCCTCAATCAATCCTGGATAAACTCTTCATCACTCTATGTCAATTCTTCGTACTGCCCCACCTCTGCCCCCACCTTCTCAGGGTTTGATCTCCTCTACAGCCTGAAATATCTCTTTATCCCTCTTTATTTTGTCGTGGCCCTCATCGCGTGCACCGGAAACCTTCTGCTACTCTTCATCATCTGTCGCAATAAGAAAAGACACAATACCACTAATTTTCTCATCAGCAACCTGGCACTGGTGGACCTCGTGATGTGCGTCTTCTGCATCCCTGCCACGGCTTTCTACGCCTTCGAAAGGCGTGGGTGGATATTCGGGCAGCACATGTGCATCTTTGTGGCCGTCATGCAGTCTGCAGCTGTTTACGCAGCTGTTCTGTCTCTCACAGCCATCGCAGTGGACCGTTACATCGTTGTGGCTTATCCCATCCGTAGAAGAGCGGGTTGCCAGTTCTGCTGGGGTCTTGTGATCCTGATCTGGCTCTTCTCTTTAGCCCTGTCCACACCTACAGCACTGCACACGGTTCACCTGGACCTGCGTGCTGCCGGGCTACACACGGTGATTTGTGAGGAGTTCTGGGATGGCAAAGAGCAAGGCCGGATCATTTACTCGTGTTTCATCCTGTTCTTTTCCTATTTCATCCCTCTGGCTGCCGTCTCCATCTCCTACTGTGCTATCTCCTACCAGCTGAGACAAGGAACCAAATGCCCTGAGCTGAGATCTGTGAGAGCGGCTTGGAGTCGACGCAGGAAGAAAACCTTCTGCCTGCTGCTGATCTCAGTCCTCTGTTTTGCTCTCTCCTGGCTtcccttacag GTGGTGAATCTCATCCGTGACCTGGACACTGACTTCGTCATCATAGGGAAGAAACACGTAAACATCGTCCAGGTATCCAGCCATCTGTTGGCCATGAGCTCCGCCTGCTACAACCCTTTTATTTACGCTTCTTTACATAAGAAATTCCTGTCCTGCTTGTGTCGTCACTTCCTGTCCATGAGAAGAAGGTACAGACGAGACATGGGTCAGGGCTCGATGATCCTGACAGCGTCGCATCAACTACCGCGCCTTCATACATCCACCACCCTGGCAGAATTAGCCGTCATAAGTAACGCCATTCCTCTTGAAAAATATGCTTGa